The region CGGCCCATGTGACCCTGCGCCGCAACTGGATTTGGCAAAACCAAGGGGCACAAATTGGCGTCCGCGATCTTTCGCCGCGAACCCTCACCCTACCCGAAACTGGCGAGGAAGTCACGATTCGGTCTCAAGATTGGCACCTAGAAGGGAATTGGATTGGCAGCCACCAGGAGCCACTCCTGACGACCCTCAAGGGGGAAGCCTTCCTGCAGACCCTGAGACTGGAGGATAACCACTGGTGGAGTCACGCTCCCTACCCCTTTCGCCTAGAGGGGGAAAATGTCACTTGGTCACAGTGGCAAGAACGATATGGCCATCCCAGCGATCGCTGGCTTCTCCCCTAGAGGCGATCGCGCACCTGATTGACCATTGCTTGGGCAGAGGCCTCATCCACAAACACCCCCAGTTGAATCTGGGTTTGATCGCCATTCCCCACCAAAAAGGCATCGGGTACGACGGTTTTGACTTTTTCTAGGTCCGCAGGTTCCTTGTAGGGAGCCAGCACATAGTAGCCATTGGGCATTTTTTCAACAGAGATCTGCATTCTCTGTTCAGGTTCAGATGAGGTTGGGCTGGCGGTAGGGGTGGGTGATGCACTCGGAGCTGGACTGGCCACCGGTTCCAATTGAGCGAGGGTGCTGCGATTGACATCAGCAAATTCCCGTGCCGTCATATCAGGGCCAATGGGGGGCGGCGGTGATTCTGCTGTTGGTGTTGAAGGTGGGGGGGAGGGGGATTTAGTGGCGACGGGAGCGGGTCGGCGGTTGAACCATCCCAGGGCTGCGCCACTCAACCCGGCAAGAATGCCAACGACAATTAACCAGCGTTGCACAAGATGTTGACGATTGCTTTCCCGCCGCTGCCACCAAGGACGCTGTTGATTTTTGCGTGCCTGCTTGAGCAGCTCACGAGTGGAGGCAAAGGGGCGCTTTGTTCGGCTTGGCGTTGGGGAAGCAGGGGGATCACTCGAATAGGACTGGGGTAACAGTTCTGCTAAATCTGTCGGATCAAACTCAAAAAATGGATCCGCACGTCCCTCATTGACGTGTTCATCGGTGGTGGGTGCTGTCTCAGGGGTCACAGCTAAGGAACCAACAACGGGAGAAACGGTTGGTGCAACAGGTTCTGCGACAGCGGTTGGGGGAACACTCGCTGGTGGGGCGATCGCCGATGGATCAACCGGGGGCATCTCAAAGGGGGAATGGGCTTGCACCATGCGATGGCAGCGATATTGGGTGAGTTCTGCCTCTAAACTAAGGTTGAGGCAAGCCAAGGCCGCTTGCAAACGCTGGCGATCGACAGTGGCAGAAGTCATAGCAATCGCTCCGAAAACAGTGCCCTAGAGTCCTTTGAGTGAACGCACAACGCCGATGGATTATGCAACAAACTGTGCAAGTTTGCCAAAATGGCACAAAGTCCCCCTCTTGAGTGTTTGCATTCCCGCCTATAACCGCCCCCAAGGACTGGTGGCAGCAGTGCGCTCAGTGGTGGCAGCCTTGCCCCGTGAATACCACGATCAAGTGGAAATCGTCATTACCGATGATTCTGCTACGCGAACAGCCGTAGACGATTTGCTCGCTCCCTGGTCAGGCCACTGGCACTACCAGCACAATGCCCAACGCTTAGGCATGGTAGCCAACTGGAATACGAGTTTAGCCAAGGCCTGCGGGGAGTTTATCCTGCTGTTGCACGATGATGATTACCTCCTACCCCAAGGCATCACGACGATTCTAGCAACCCTCAGTCAGTACGGTAGCCAGTTTGATGTCTTTCTCTTTGGGGTGCATCTGGTAGATTCCCATCAGCGCTGTTTGCGACGGCAGATACCCCGCCGGCAGGAATGGCTCTCCCCGGCCCAAGCCCTTAGGCAATTGCTGCGTCATTCCTCCTTGGTGCGGTTTCCAGCCTTGATCTGGCGGCGATCGCTCCTCGATGCGGTCGGCTACTTTGATCCCACCTATGGCGAAGCCACAGACCTCTATCAGTGGCTACGATTCTTTGCCCAAAAGGGCGTTTACACGGTTCCCTGTGCCACCGCGGCCTACAGGATCCACGATCAAGCCCTGACGATGGGAATGTTCCAAGCCCAGACCTTGGCGACTCTAGGGCGGATTTTTGCAGCCGCCGCTGATTTATCTCTTCTCTCACCAGCGGAACTACGGCACTGCCAGTGTGACTTTTTTCACCAGTTTATCTTGGCGGGAACATGGCGATTTTTGCGCCGACGGCAGTGGCAACGGGCACAGGCAGTGTACCAGCTTTTTGATCTACCAGAGGTCATTGCCTTGGGGCGATCCCGCCGCTGGCAAGGCTTGCGTTGGCTTTTGGGGAGTTGGCTATGGCTACTGCAACAGCTGAGCTCCTAGGGGGGACCCCCACCCTCTACCGTTGGGCAGCCGGTCCCTAGGGCATGGTGAGCGTTGGTAGTCTGTTGCGGAGGGGTCTCAATCGTAACAACTCGTTATCCTTAGGTCCACTGCCAGAAAAGCAGCCTAAAATTAATTGGGTTACTGTGGATTCAATAATGCTTGGAGTCTATTCCTATGGCCACGGATTTTAATCGCGGCATTATGAAGTTTGATGGTGCCGACAGCCCGGCGATGATTGCGATTTCTGCGGTCTTGATTCTTGGCTTTATTGCAGGACTGATTTGGTGGGCACTCCACACCGCTTACGCCTAAAGGAGCGATCGCTCCAGGTGGATTGTGTGCTCGGTGAGAGCTTCAAAGGTTTCATCGTGGCTAATGACAAAAAGTTGATGAAAACTTTTGAGGTTGCTGAGGCTCTCGGCCAGTTGTTGGCGGCGCACCTGATCCATATTGGTGGTTGGCTCATCAAAAAAGGCAATGTCGGTGTTCACGAGTACCCGTAGCAGGGCGAGGCGCACCGCAAGGGCAGCACACATTTGCTCACCTCCTGAGAGGCTTTTGAAGGGCCGCCAGTAACCGCCTTCATTCACTTGAATTTCGTAGTCCGATGTCCATTGGAGTGCCACGTCAGGACGGTTGAGGAGCTCCCGCAGTAGGCGATCGGCTTCGGCAGAAACGGTGTGCAGATAGGCTTCACTGACCCGAGGACCGCTCCTCCTGAAAATGTTGCGGGCGGTCTCAATGAGATGGTGGTGGTTTCGCGCCGCTGCCAGATGTTGCAGTGTTGTTTCCTTGGCGGCGGCCACGTCATCAAGATGCTGGAGGGTGGCAAGGCAGTTTTGGTACTGCTTTTCCTTTTCGGGAATGGCACCAAGGCACCGTTGATACTCCCGCTCTAGGCTCTCGTAGCGATCGCGGACGGCTGCCAAAGCGGCTAAATCGACCCCCTGCGCCTGGGCTTTGTACTCTGCTTGAGCTTTGGCAAGGTCGCCTTTTAACGCATTGGCTTCTTGGGTTGCTGCCCTCAGGGCAGCTTCATAGGTCTCTACTTGGGCCGCCTGCTGCTGATGTTGAAGATAGGTATCATAGCTGGAACGTCCTCTAGCCAGTTCATCACTCAGCTGTTGCCGCCGCGCTTCGAGAGTGGCATAGTGGTGCCGTTCCCTATAGAGGGGAGTGAGGCGAGCTTGTAGGCTGGCCCGTTCGCTGCACAAACGCTCGTAGTCCGCTTCCAGTTGGGGGGCTGCTGCCTGCTGCTCCAGTAACAGTTGTCGCTGGGCATGGGGTTGACCAAGGTTGGCTCGTTCTTGACGTAATTTCTCCACTCGGCCTTCGAGATCAGCCAGTTCTTGGCTTAGGGGTTCTAGGGCTTGCTGGCGATCGCCCAACTGTCTAAGCTCTGTTTGCAAACGGCAGCGTTCCTCCTCAAGGGCTTGGGCGCGCAGGAGCGATCGCTCTGCTGCGGCAGCCAGGGCAATCTCAGCTTCTAACTCTTCTAACCTCTGGTTGAGGGCAGGAAGAGCTGCGGGATCGGTGAGGGTGTGTCGCAGTGCCGTGAGTTGATCCAAAAGCCAGTGATAGTTCTGCTGAAGCTGTTGGAGTGCCCCTAGCCCCTCTTGAATAGCGGCGGCAACGAGGGAAAATTGCTGAGCTGCCGTGAGGCCTGTAATGGCTGCCGTCACAAGGGCATCGCTGACCGCGGCTTGGCGTTGAGCTGTATTGAGAATGGGATCCAGGGTGGCGGCCAAAGCATGGGCGGCGGCGGCATGGTTGAGTTGGGCTTGGAGTTGCTCCCGTTGTGCTTGTTTAGCGCTCAGGGTGGCGGCTATGGGACGCTGTTGCTCTAGGGCCTGCACCTGTTGGTCAATTTCCTCAAGGCGGGTTTGCAGCGTTGCCGCCTGTTGCTTGAGGTGGCGCAATTCTTGGTCTGCCTGTTGGGCTTGCTGGTAACGTACCTCAAGGGGAGCAATCTCGGCGTCGAGGGCATCGGCATCGGCAATCTGGGGTTCTAGGGCCGCAAGTTGGCTAGCAATGGTGGCGATCGCTTGGCGTTGGCTTTCAATCCTGGCCAATTCGGTGGCTAGCTTTTGTTGCTGCTCCTCTAGTGTGCGAATCTTGTGCTCAAGGGTAGCCCGTTCCCGTAGTTGCTGCTCGAGTTCTTGGTAGCAAGCTTCCTGCTGACGATAGCGATCGTAGTCGGATTGCAATTGCTGGCAGCGGGCTTGACTTTCGCGGGCAGCGGTCAACTGGCGCTGGCGATCGCGACACAATTCCTCCTGCTGACGCAGTTGGGCTTCGAGGCGTTCGCAGGTTTGCTGAAGACGGTTCAGCGTTTCAACGGCAGCTTCGTATTCTTGTTTTTTAGCGGCCAAGGCCTGACATTCCTGTCGTAATTCCTCGCACCGCTGGCGATCGCGCTCTAGCTCCGCAGCCAAAGCGGTTGCCTGTTGTTCATACTGCGATCGCGTGGCCAGTTCCTGGTTCTGGAGAGCCAACTGACGCTCTAGGGATGCCACCTGCTCTTGGGAAAAATTCACGAGGGCAAGGGCATTGTCAAAGGCTTGACGATAATCACTCACCTGCAAAATGGGTTCAAAAATTTGGCGCCGCTGCGCTGGTGGTTTGAGAAAGTCCGCTGTCATCATTCCCTGGGGAATGCCAATGATCTGCTCAAAGAGATCCCTGAGGGGAAAGGCACTGCGGATACCGAGGTGTTCCTGCAACCAAGCGTGGACATCTTCACGCAAGGGCAGACCCAGTTCCCCCACCTGGGGGTCAACAATTGAGTAGCCCGTCTGCGTATTGCGGCGTACGATGTAGGAGCGACCATCGGCTGCGGAGATAAACTGGACGATGGCTTCGGCCCGCTGAGTGCCCCTGCGAATAATGGCTTTATGAAAGCCACTGCCATAGCCCGATCTGGCATCAAAGAGCACCCAAGCGATCGCTTCAAAAAGACTGGTTTTGCCTGCGCCATTCTCACCACAGATGACATTGACACCGGGCATAAACTCAAAGGTGCGATCGCGGTGGGTCTTAAAGTTTTTTAGGGTCAGGCGCTGAATTTCCACCGGATGTCTCCATCAGCAGGCGTTCAACGGGTAGACAACGATCCATATATTTACAAAAGTTTACTAGGGCTTAAGTCTTCTTGAAAAAGTTGCCATTGTCTGGGGATTTTCCTTAGGCTGGATCTCAGTCATCTATGGTAGGGATTGCTATTCCTAACTTTCTAAGAAAGTTCAGTCTCCGCACCCTCTGCCCCCAATCCTAGGTAGCTGCCACCCGCGGAAATGTTTGCTTTATCCAGCGTATTTCTAGTGCCTAGGGGGAGTGGCCTCCCACTTCTCTATTTTCCCAAGAGGCCGTTGAGTTGACAACTACAGCGTTCCACTGCGAGAGGATTTGACCTGTGGACTTATTACATAAGCAGATTCTGGTTCTGAGTAACAAAATTGATGCCCTCTACCAGATCGTGGAACAACTCAACCAAAAGGTTTCTAAGGCCTTAGAGGAAGGGCGGCTCAAACCGCTGCCGACCACCCCTGCGGAGCAGCCCCCCCTGCCAAAACCTCGCCCCTTGGTGAGTACCCCGGAGCACAAGGATATTCTTGTGGATGATGACTATGGCCAGGTGCGTCACCTCAGTGGCGATCGCCCCCTGAGTCCAGAGATTCAAATTCAACGGCTCACGGCGCAACTCACAGCCGCCTATAACCAAATTGCTGCCCTTGAAGAGCGGTTGCTTTCCCACCACCACGGCCACAGCCATTAAAGGCGCAACACTTAACCCCCAAGATGGGCGAGTACCTGCTGTCGCCATTGGGCGTTGCGGTGGCGATCGCTCCTAAATTCCAAAAGCCGTATCTTTGGCCAAGGGGTCTGGCGCAGCTGTGCCTCCACATCCGCCCAATCCTTGAGACAGTGGTAGGGAATGCCATAGGCAGCGGCAAGGTAACTAAAATCGACCTGCTGTGGGGTGGCAAAAAAGGCTTCAAAGGGCGGATCAAACTGGCGAATCGGCAAATGCTCAAAAATACCACCCCCCCTATTGTTGATCAGCAGCACGGTGAGACACCCTTGAAACTGGGGTGTGATCAGCCAGCCATTGGTATCGTGCAAGCAGGCTAAGTCGCCGGTGATCAACAGGGTCGGTTGACCGCGATGGGCAACCCCCAAGGCAGTGGACAGTGTGCCATCAATGCCGTTGGCGCCCCGATTAAAGTAAAAGCGATGGCGGCGATCGCTCCCCTGCCAGACACTCTCAACATCGCGCACGGGCATACTACTGGCAACAAAAATCGCCGTTTGCGATGGCAACCACTGGGGCAAATGGTAAATCAGCTTGACCTCAGAGAACCAATCAATGGCCTCAAATGTCCGCTTCAGTTGCTCCCGCACTCGTTGATCCTGGTCTTGCCAGTCCTTGAGGTAGGGGTTAGGGGGCAGGGGGTCGGGGGGGCAGTCCACTGCTTGGGGGGCGATCGCCAACATCTGACAGCGGCCATGGAGGGGATTGTTGTTATCACCCGTAGGGTCAAGGCACCAAATCAGCGGATCGCAGGCACTCAGCCACTCCCGCAGGGCTTTACTGGTGGGCAGCGGTCCCAGTTGAATCACCGCTTCAGGACGCAGATATTCCCGAAGGTGGGCATCTCGCAGCAGCAGATCGTAATGGCTAATCCCGTGGGGCAGTCCCCGCGCTGAGGAGAGGGCATCGGCAAGCACTGGCCACTGCAGAAAGCGACTCAGGCGATCAATCGCGGCAGCTTCCGCCAGAGGATCCACCCCATGACTGGGCCCCGCAATAATCAAGCCCCGCTGCATCTGCTGCCATGTTTGCCAAGGGAGAGAGGTGACAACCCGAGGCGGCACAAAGGGCTGCACCTGATCAAAGAAGCCTTTTGGAAGTTCCCCATGAAAATTGGCCTGAGAGCGTAGGTCAAGGGGATCCCGTAGAGGAATATTCAAATGTACTGGCCCCGGATCTGGCCAGAGGGCAGTTTGCCAGCTATGGCAGAGGGTTTGCCGTAGGTAGGGCAGCAGGGGGAGTTCCGGCAGGCTGAGTTCGCGATAGTGACGTACTGCATGACCATAGAGATGCACCTGATCAATGGCTTGCCCCGCTTGGCAAAAGCGCAATTCGGGGGGGCGATCGGCGCTCAGCACAATTAACGGCAAATGACTGAGGCTCGCTTCAATAATGGCCGGGTAGAAATTGGCAGCCGCAGTGCCTGAAGTGCACAGAAGGGCAACAGGTCGTCCCTGCTGTTGAACAAGGCCAAGGGCAAAAAACGCCGCCGAGCGTTCATCAAGAATTGGCAAAGCCTCAAGATGGGGATGGGCCGCCGCCGCGATCGCCAACGGTCCAGAACGCGATCCCGGCGAGAGAACCACTGTCCGCAGTCCCAAACGGTAGAGGGTTTCAAAGAGGACGCTGGCCCAGAGGACATTCAGATTTTCAGTGAGAATCATCAATCCCTCCAGAAGCGCTGTCCTAGCCTACGGGGCTGAGCCCTACGCCATAGAGTTCTAAATCCAGTTTGAAATTTAAGACCCTTAGAGAGCCCCTCAGCATCTCTGAAATGCCCTAGATAGTTTGGTTTTGGCGGTTTTGAGTCCTAAGCGGGCAGCGGGAATCGAACCCGCGTCTCTAGCTTGGAAGGCTAGGGTTTTACCATTAAACCATGCCCGCAGTCCCAAGGAATACTACATTAGCACGACCCTTGGGGCGATCGCAAAGGGCAATTCTAGGGAATCGTTGCCATCTTGACGTCGTTGCGATCCAAGATGCTTTGGAGTTCCTCAGCGTCGATTGTCTCTTTTTCAATGAGTACTTGGGCAATTTGGTCAAGGACGTGGCGATTGTTCACCAACACCTCTTTGGCGCGGCGATAGGCCTGCTCCACTAGGTTGCGCACTTCGTCATCAATGGTGGCAGCGGTTTCCTCAGAGAAGTCCCGTTCCGCCATAATGTCGCGGCCAAGGAAGACATTCCCCGTTTGCCGTCCCAAAGCCACAGGCCCTAGGCGATCGCTCATGCCAAAGCGGGTCACCATTTGCCGTGCCACCCGCGCCACCTGTTGCAGATCGTTTGAGGCCCCCGTTGTCACCTCATCCTCGCCAAAGACAATTTCCTCAGCAATGCGACCCCCAAGGGCAACGGCCATTTGGTTTTGTAGGTAGGCACGGCTGTAGAGACCCGAATCCATCTGATCTTCGTTGGGGGTAAACCAGGTCAGGCCCCCTGCCCGTCCCCGAGGAATGATGCTCACTTTTTGTACGGGATCGTAGTCTGGCATCAGGGCGCCCACAAGGGCATGACCCGCCTCATGGTAGGCGACTAACTTCTTGCGGCGATCGCTCATGACGCGGTCTTTTTTCTCCGGCCCCGCAAGCACGCGATCAATGGCATCGTTAATCTCATCCATTGAGATCTCAGTGAGGTTACGGCGGGCTGCAAGAATGGCCGCCTCATTGAGCAGGTTTGAGAGATCCGCACCCGTAAAGCCGGGCGTACGGCGGGCAATTTTATCGAGATCCACATCCTTAGCGAGGGTTTTGCCGCGGGCATGGACTTTGAGAATATCAAGGCGACCTTTGTAATCGGGGCGATCCACCACCACTTGACGGTCAAAACGACCGGGACGCAACAGTGCTGCATCCAAAACATCCGGACGGTTGGTTGCAGCAATAACAATGATGCCCGTATTCCCCTCAAAGCCATCCATTTCCGTCAGCAGCTGGTTGAGGGTTTGCTCCCGTTCATCATTGCCACCCCCCAGACCGGCACCGCGCTGGCGACCAACGGCATCAATCTCATCAATAAAAACGATACAGGGGGCATTGGCTTTGGCTTGTTCAAAGAGGTCGCGCACCCGTGAGGCCCCCACCCCAACGAACATTTCCACAAACTCAGAACCCGAAATTGAGAAGAAGGGAACACCGGCCTCACCGGCAACGGCACGGGCAAGGAGGGTTTTACCTGTTCCTGGCGGACCCACCAGCAAGACACCCTTGGGAATTTTGGCACCGACTTCCGTGAAGCGATCGGCATACTTAAGGAATTCCACCACTTCACCCAGTTCCAGCTTGGCCTGATCAATCCCGGCCACATCATTAAATGTCACTTGGGTTTGGGGTTCCATCTGTACCCGTGCCCGTGACTTACCGAAATTCATCGCTTGGTTGCCAGGACCCGCTTGGGCACGCCGCAACAGGAAAAAGAGCAGTACCAAGAGGCCAATGGGAACAAACAAGCTGCTGAGGGCGCGGAACCAGAAGCCATCATTGCTTTGGGGCAAAACAGCAATGTCCACATTGTTGGTTGTGAGAATGTCCAGGAGTTCAGGGTCATTGGGAAGATTAACCAGAACTCGCGTGCCATCTTGGGTAATTGCTTGAGCTTGAGAGCGGTCAGGGGTGATACTGACTTTGGTGATTTGCTTACTTTCGACCTGTTGGATGAACTCACTGTAGGGCCATGTTTGTTTGGTCGTGGGTTGGCGATCAAAGAAGGCCGTGGCCAAGGCCAGCACCACGATTGCCAGAAGTACGTATAAACCTGCGTTTCGCCATTGTTTATTCACCGATCGCCATCCTCCGCTAGGAAAAGTGAAAAGTCTTTACATAAGTTCATACTAACGCATTCTTTCGCAACCCTAGGTGGGCAGTCCCGTGGTTAAGATCATCAATATCCATGATAAGCCGTCAGAAAATGCTCGATTTAGACAGCTGCTACCGGGTACTGGAGTTGGAGCCGGGGGCAACCCTAGAGGAGGTTAACCGAGCTTATCGGGATTTGGTGTTTATTTGGCATCCCGATCGTATTCCCAAGGACAACACACGGCTCATCGAGAAGGCACAGGAAAAGATTAAGCAGTTTAATGAAGCACGGGATCAACTGCGACAGCACATTGCCCGACAGGGGAGGCAAACCTGCCAGCGAGCTGCTAGCCAGCGGCAAACCTATCGTGCTTCGCCCCCCCCGCCCTATCAGTCAAAGCCCTACACCTATCGCAGCTATCATGGACCCCGTGAGCCGCAGCAAGCGACACAGCACACCTATGGTCAACACCACAACCACACCTACAGCACCTATCAACGCCAACGGACTGCTGCCCCACCGCCCCCAGAGCCACCTCGCACGACGCCACCCCATAAGGATATGTCGGGGGTCAATTTACAGGGGGCAAACCTCAGTGAAAAGGACTTTGAAGGCCATAACCTCAGCCATGCCAATCTCAGCCATGCCGATCTCAGTGATGCCTTTTTGCATCGGGTGATTCTCCACCGCGCCAACCTGCGCCATGCCAATCTCTTCCGCGCCAATTTGCTGCAGGCGGATCTCAGCTATGCTGACCTCCAAGGGGCCAATCTCATTGGTGCTGACTTGAGTGGTGCCGATCTGCGGGGTGCCGATTTGCGGGGAGCAAAGATGAGTCAAGGCAATCGTCTGCTCGTCAAGCTAACCGGGGCCCGTCTCACGGGAGCCATTATGCCCGATGGACACGTCCACGCCTAAGCTTGGATCACACCCTTAGAACTGGGAATTTGCTGAGCGCGGCGCGGGTCAAGGGCGATCGCCATCCGCAGGGCACGGGCAAAGGCTTTGAATGTCGCTTCAATAATGTGGTGGGAGTTCATGCCGTCCAATTGGCGGATATGCAGCGTCATGCGGCTATGATTCACCAAAGCCACGAAAAATTCCCGCACCAGTTGCGTATCATAGGTGCCAACCCGCTGCGTCGGAATCTGTAACCCATAGTTAAGGTGGGGACGTCCCGAAAAATCTAGGGCAACTTCCACTAAGCTTTCATCGAGGGGCGCAACAAAGTGGCCAAAACGCTGAATTCCCCGGCGATCGCCCAAGGCTTGATCCAAAGCCATGCCTAGGGTAATGCCCACATCCTCATTGGTGTGGTGGTCGTCAATATGGGTATCTCCACTGGCTTGCACCCGCAAATCCACCAGGCCATGGGCGCAAAGCTGGTCCAGCATGTGATTCAAGAAAGGAATCCCCGTGTGATTGTCCGCTAGACCATTGCCATCAAGGGTGAGTTCAACGTGAACCTTGGTTTCTTTGGTTTGGCGATCCACCGTAGCTTGGCGCAACGGAGGTGCGTGGCCATTACTGAGGAGAGAATCATTCATTCATCTTTACCTCCGAGAGACCCCTTCCTTTAGGGAGGGGAGGGATAGGAGCGATAGTCTGTGACTGCCAAGTATAGTTGTGTTACTCACAGAATAATCGCTATAATGCGAGGCGTGGAAAAGGCTTTCAGTTACCGCTTCTACCCAACAACTGAGCAGGAATCCCTGCTTCGGAAAACATTGGGCTGTGTTCGGTTGGTTTATAATCGAGCGCTGGCAGCGAGAACAGAAGCCTGGTATGAACGAAAAGAGAGACTTGACTATGTTCAAACCTCTGCCTTGCTTACTCAGTGGAAGAAGCAAGATGACCTTCAGTTTTTGAATGAGGTTAGCTGTGTTCCCTTGCAGCAGGCATTGAGACATCTGCAATCTGCTTTCACTAACTTTTTTGCAGGTCGGGCAAAATATCCCAACTTCAAAAAGAAACGCAATGGCGGTAGCGCAGAATTCACCAAGTCTGCTTTTAGGTGGAAAGACGGAAAAGTATTCTTGGCAAAGTGCAACGAACCGCTGAATATTCCCTGGTCGAGACGGCTTCCAGATGGTGTTGAACCATCCACGGTGACCATCAGGCTTAACCCTGCTGGACAGTGGTACATCAGTCTGAGGTTTGATGACCCCAGAGAGTTGACACTGCAGCCCGTCGACCCGTCGGTTGGTTTGGACGTAGGGAT is a window of Thermosynechococcus vestitus BP-1 DNA encoding:
- a CDS encoding glycosyltransferase family 2 protein, which gives rise to MDYATNCASLPKWHKVPLLSVCIPAYNRPQGLVAAVRSVVAALPREYHDQVEIVITDDSATRTAVDDLLAPWSGHWHYQHNAQRLGMVANWNTSLAKACGEFILLLHDDDYLLPQGITTILATLSQYGSQFDVFLFGVHLVDSHQRCLRRQIPRRQEWLSPAQALRQLLRHSSLVRFPALIWRRSLLDAVGYFDPTYGEATDLYQWLRFFAQKGVYTVPCATAAYRIHDQALTMGMFQAQTLATLGRIFAAAADLSLLSPAELRHCQCDFFHQFILAGTWRFLRRRQWQRAQAVYQLFDLPEVIALGRSRRWQGLRWLLGSWLWLLQQLSS
- a CDS encoding AAA family ATPase; amino-acid sequence: MEIQRLTLKNFKTHRDRTFEFMPGVNVICGENGAGKTSLFEAIAWVLFDARSGYGSGFHKAIIRRGTQRAEAIVQFISAADGRSYIVRRNTQTGYSIVDPQVGELGLPLREDVHAWLQEHLGIRSAFPLRDLFEQIIGIPQGMMTADFLKPPAQRRQIFEPILQVSDYRQAFDNALALVNFSQEQVASLERQLALQNQELATRSQYEQQATALAAELERDRQRCEELRQECQALAAKKQEYEAAVETLNRLQQTCERLEAQLRQQEELCRDRQRQLTAARESQARCQQLQSDYDRYRQQEACYQELEQQLRERATLEHKIRTLEEQQQKLATELARIESQRQAIATIASQLAALEPQIADADALDAEIAPLEVRYQQAQQADQELRHLKQQAATLQTRLEEIDQQVQALEQQRPIAATLSAKQAQREQLQAQLNHAAAAHALAATLDPILNTAQRQAAVSDALVTAAITGLTAAQQFSLVAAAIQEGLGALQQLQQNYHWLLDQLTALRHTLTDPAALPALNQRLEELEAEIALAAAAERSLLRAQALEEERCRLQTELRQLGDRQQALEPLSQELADLEGRVEKLRQERANLGQPHAQRQLLLEQQAAAPQLEADYERLCSERASLQARLTPLYRERHHYATLEARRQQLSDELARGRSSYDTYLQHQQQAAQVETYEAALRAATQEANALKGDLAKAQAEYKAQAQGVDLAALAAVRDRYESLEREYQRCLGAIPEKEKQYQNCLATLQHLDDVAAAKETTLQHLAAARNHHHLIETARNIFRRSGPRVSEAYLHTVSAEADRLLRELLNRPDVALQWTSDYEIQVNEGGYWRPFKSLSGGEQMCAALAVRLALLRVLVNTDIAFFDEPTTNMDQVRRQQLAESLSNLKSFHQLFVISHDETFEALTEHTIHLERSLL
- the menD gene encoding 2-succinyl-5-enolpyruvyl-6-hydroxy-3-cyclohexene-1-carboxylic-acid synthase, whose protein sequence is MILTENLNVLWASVLFETLYRLGLRTVVLSPGSRSGPLAIAAAAHPHLEALPILDERSAAFFALGLVQQQGRPVALLCTSGTAAANFYPAIIEASLSHLPLIVLSADRPPELRFCQAGQAIDQVHLYGHAVRHYRELSLPELPLLPYLRQTLCHSWQTALWPDPGPVHLNIPLRDPLDLRSQANFHGELPKGFFDQVQPFVPPRVVTSLPWQTWQQMQRGLIIAGPSHGVDPLAEAAAIDRLSRFLQWPVLADALSSARGLPHGISHYDLLLRDAHLREYLRPEAVIQLGPLPTSKALREWLSACDPLIWCLDPTGDNNNPLHGRCQMLAIAPQAVDCPPDPLPPNPYLKDWQDQDQRVREQLKRTFEAIDWFSEVKLIYHLPQWLPSQTAIFVASSMPVRDVESVWQGSDRRHRFYFNRGANGIDGTLSTALGVAHRGQPTLLITGDLACLHDTNGWLITPQFQGCLTVLLINNRGGGIFEHLPIRQFDPPFEAFFATPQQVDFSYLAAAYGIPYHCLKDWADVEAQLRQTPWPKIRLLEFRSDRHRNAQWRQQVLAHLGG
- the ftsH3 gene encoding ATP-dependent zinc metalloprotease FtsH3, producing MNKQWRNAGLYVLLAIVVLALATAFFDRQPTTKQTWPYSEFIQQVESKQITKVSITPDRSQAQAITQDGTRVLVNLPNDPELLDILTTNNVDIAVLPQSNDGFWFRALSSLFVPIGLLVLLFFLLRRAQAGPGNQAMNFGKSRARVQMEPQTQVTFNDVAGIDQAKLELGEVVEFLKYADRFTEVGAKIPKGVLLVGPPGTGKTLLARAVAGEAGVPFFSISGSEFVEMFVGVGASRVRDLFEQAKANAPCIVFIDEIDAVGRQRGAGLGGGNDEREQTLNQLLTEMDGFEGNTGIIVIAATNRPDVLDAALLRPGRFDRQVVVDRPDYKGRLDILKVHARGKTLAKDVDLDKIARRTPGFTGADLSNLLNEAAILAARRNLTEISMDEINDAIDRVLAGPEKKDRVMSDRRKKLVAYHEAGHALVGALMPDYDPVQKVSIIPRGRAGGLTWFTPNEDQMDSGLYSRAYLQNQMAVALGGRIAEEIVFGEDEVTTGASNDLQQVARVARQMVTRFGMSDRLGPVALGRQTGNVFLGRDIMAERDFSEETAATIDDEVRNLVEQAYRRAKEVLVNNRHVLDQIAQVLIEKETIDAEELQSILDRNDVKMATIP
- a CDS encoding pentapeptide repeat-containing protein — its product is MLDLDSCYRVLELEPGATLEEVNRAYRDLVFIWHPDRIPKDNTRLIEKAQEKIKQFNEARDQLRQHIARQGRQTCQRAASQRQTYRASPPPPYQSKPYTYRSYHGPREPQQATQHTYGQHHNHTYSTYQRQRTAAPPPPEPPRTTPPHKDMSGVNLQGANLSEKDFEGHNLSHANLSHADLSDAFLHRVILHRANLRHANLFRANLLQADLSYADLQGANLIGADLSGADLRGADLRGAKMSQGNRLLVKLTGARLTGAIMPDGHVHA
- the hisB gene encoding imidazoleglycerol-phosphate dehydratase HisB, which translates into the protein MNDSLLSNGHAPPLRQATVDRQTKETKVHVELTLDGNGLADNHTGIPFLNHMLDQLCAHGLVDLRVQASGDTHIDDHHTNEDVGITLGMALDQALGDRRGIQRFGHFVAPLDESLVEVALDFSGRPHLNYGLQIPTQRVGTYDTQLVREFFVALVNHSRMTLHIRQLDGMNSHHIIEATFKAFARALRMAIALDPRRAQQIPSSKGVIQA